In a single window of the Trypanosoma brucei brucei TREU927 chromosome 6, complete sequence genome:
- a CDS encoding glyceraldehyde 3-phosphate dehydrogenase, glycosomal (identical to SP:P22512: Glyceraldehyde 3-phosphate dehydrogenase, glycosomal (EC 1.2.1.12)(GAPDH). {Trypanosoma brucei brucei}), whose amino-acid sequence MSVALFFSSFLTVPYFPCICLSFCGAEFIRANQTSKRLTTNLNMTIKVGINGFGRIGRMVFQALCDDGLLGNEIDVVAVVDMNTDARYFAYQMKYDSVHGKFKHSVSTTKSKPSVAKDDTLVVNGHRILCVKAQRNPADLPWGKLGVEYVIESTGLFTVKSAAEGHLRGGARKVVISAPASGGAKTFVMGVNHNDYNPREHHVVSNASCTTNCLAPLVHVLVKEGFGISTGLMTTVHSYTATQKTVDGVSVKDWRGGRAAALNIIPSTTGAAKAVGMVIPSTQGKLTGMAFRVPTADVSVVDLTFIATRDTSIKEIDAALKRASKTYMKNILGYTDEELVSADFISDSRSSIYDSKATLQNNLPNERRFFKIVSWYDNEWGYSHRVVDLVRHMAARDRAAKL is encoded by the coding sequence ATGAGTGTcgcgttgtttttttcatcctttttgACCGTTCCCTATTTCCCGTGTAtctgcctttctttttgcggTGCAGAATTTATCCGAGCTAATCAAACAAGTAAAAGACTAACAACAAATTTGAATATGACTATTAAAGTTGGCATCAATGGTTTCGGCCGTATTGGTCGCATGGTGTTCCAGGCACTGTGCGACGACGGCCTCCTCGGGAATGAGATTGAtgtcgttgctgttgtggacATGAACACGGACGCTCGCTACTTCGCCTATCAGATGAAGTACGACTCCGTGCACGGCAAGTTCAAGCACTCTGTGTCGACTACGAAGAGCAAGCCATCCGTCGCGAAGGATGATACTCTCGTCGTCAACGGCCACCGCATCCTTTGCGTGAAAGCGCAGCGGAACCCTGCGGACCTCCCATGGGGAAAGCTTGGTGTGGAGTATGTGATTGAGTCAACTGGCCTCTTCACAGTGAAATCTGCTGCCGAGGGTCACCTCCGTGGTGGTGCTCGCAAGGTTGTCATCAGTGCCCCCGCCTCTGGTGGCGCCAAGACGTTCGTGATGGGCGTGAACCACAACGACTACAACCCTCGTGAACACCATGTGGTGTCGAACGCCTCATGCACAACTAATTGCCTCGCCCCACTCGTGCACGTGTTGGTGAAGGAGGGCTTCGGCATCTCCACTGGCCTCATGACCACTGTTCACTCGTACACAGCCACACAAAAGACCGTTGATGGTGTTTCCGTCAAGGACTGGCGTGGTGGTCGCGCTGCAGCCCTGAACATCATCCCAAGCACCACTGGTGCCGCCAAAGCCGTCGGCATGGTGATCCCGAGCACTCAGGGCAAGCTTACGGGTATGGCCTTCCGTGTTCCCACGGCTGATGTCTCTGTGGTGGACCTTACCTTCATTGCGACGCGCGACACGAGCATCAAGGAGATCGACGCTGCCCTGAAGCGCGCCTCCAAGACATACATGAAGAACATTCTCGGTTACACCGATGAGGAGCTCGTCAGTGCCGACTTCATCAGCGACAGCCGCAGCTCCATTTACGACTCCAAGGCGACCCTGCAGAACAACCTCCCCAACGAACGTCGCTTCTTCAAGATTGTCTCGTGGTACGATAACGAGTGGGGTTATTCCCACCGTGTGGTGGATCTTGTCCGCCACATGGCCGCTCGGGACCGTGCAGCAAAGCTATAA
- a CDS encoding glyceraldehyde 3-phosphate dehydrogenase, glycosomal (longer than, but otherwise identical to SP:P22512: Glyceraldehyde 3-phosphate dehydrogenase, glycosomal (EC 1.2.1.12)(GAPDH). {Trypanosoma brucei brucei}) codes for MSVALFFSSFLAVPYFPCICLSFCGAEFIRANQTSKRLTTNLNMTIKVGINGFGRIGRMVFQALCDDGLLGNEIDVVAVVDMNTDARYFAYQMKYDSVHGKFKHSVSTTKSKPSVAKDDTLVVNGHRILCVKAQRNPADLPWGKLGVEYVIESTGLFTVKSAAEGHLRGGARKVVISAPASGGAKTFVMGVNHNDYNPREHHVVSNASCTTNCLAPLVHVLVKEGFGISTGLMTTVHSYTATQKTVDGVSVKDWRGGRAAALNIIPSTTGAAKAVGMVIPSTQGKLTGMAFRVPTADVSVVDLTFIATRDTSIKEIDAALKRASKTYMKNILGYTDEELVSADFISDSRSSIYDSKATLQNNLPNERRFFKIVSWYDNEWGYSHRVVDLVRHMAARDRAAKL; via the coding sequence ATGAGTGTcgcgttgtttttttcatcctttttgGCCGTTCCCTATTTCCCGTGTAtctgcctttctttttgcggTGCAGAATTTATCCGAGCTAATCAAACAAGTAAAAGACTAACAACAAATTTGAATATGACTATTAAAGTTGGCATCAATGGTTTCGGCCGTATTGGTCGCATGGTGTTCCAGGCACTGTGCGACGACGGCCTCCTCGGGAATGAGATTGAtgtcgttgctgttgtggacATGAACACGGACGCTCGCTACTTCGCCTATCAGATGAAGTACGACTCCGTGCACGGCAAGTTCAAGCACTCTGTGTCGACTACGAAGAGCAAGCCATCCGTCGCGAAGGATGATACTCTCGTCGTCAACGGCCACCGCATCCTTTGCGTGAAAGCGCAGCGGAACCCTGCGGACCTCCCATGGGGAAAGCTTGGTGTGGAGTATGTGATTGAGTCAACTGGCCTCTTCACAGTGAAATCTGCTGCCGAGGGTCACCTCCGTGGTGGTGCTCGCAAGGTTGTCATCAGTGCCCCCGCCTCTGGTGGCGCCAAGACGTTCGTGATGGGCGTGAACCACAACGACTACAACCCTCGTGAACACCATGTGGTGTCGAACGCCTCATGCACAACTAATTGCCTCGCCCCACTCGTGCACGTGTTGGTGAAGGAGGGCTTCGGCATCTCCACTGGCCTCATGACCACTGTTCACTCGTACACAGCCACACAAAAGACCGTTGATGGTGTTTCCGTCAAGGACTGGCGTGGTGGTCGCGCTGCAGCCCTGAACATCATCCCAAGCACCACTGGTGCCGCCAAAGCCGTCGGCATGGTGATCCCGAGCACTCAGGGCAAGCTTACGGGTATGGCCTTCCGTGTTCCCACGGCTGATGTCTCTGTGGTGGACCTTACCTTCATTGCGACGCGCGACACGAGCATCAAGGAGATCGACGCTGCCCTGAAGCGCGCCTCCAAGACATACATGAAGAACATTCTCGGTTACACCGATGAGGAGCTCGTCAGTGCCGACTTCATCAGCGACAGCCGCAGCTCCATTTACGACTCCAAGGCGACCCTGCAGAACAACCTCCCCAACGAACGTCGCTTCTTCAAGATTGTCTCGTGGTACGATAACGAGTGGGGTTATTCCCACCGTGTGGTGGATCTTGTCCGCCACATGGCCGCTCGGGACCGTGCAGCAAAGCTATAA